The Collinsella aerofaciens genomic interval TCATACTTCAGGAAGGATAAAGATGAATTCCAGCCGTCCGCTATGCCAATCATCTGCCTTGTCTCTCCAGTTTTCTTACCAGTAAGTGTGGCGTAAGCCTCCGCTGTTACAGAATGGGCTGATCCGTTGTACAAACTCGCATGTAAAACATTCGGTCTATTAGAGTTAATCTCATTTTGAATGCTCGCGATAGCCGGAGAGGAGACAGTGCGGGCGATAAGAGTACTTCCTCTGCTTGCGCAGTAATTTGTAAACCCCGTTGCACAGGTTGATATCGGCGTTCCACCCAAAACAACGCCGGGAACAGTCTGTTCTTCATCGGAAAGAGCATGGGTATTGGTGTAACTCCATATCTGCATATATTGCGAAGGGTCGCTATATAAATTGGCAATGCCATACAGTTCCGCAACGTTCGAAAAAGCTGTCACCATACAAGCATAGTGGGCGGTAAGCCTCTTAATCTCGCTTTCATCATATGACATAAACTGAGAAATGGAACGAAATCCAGATACTGTGTAATCCTGCATTTGAGTTGCGTAAATTACAACATCGTTCCAGCTTGAAGGTTTATTCGATAAAACGACAGGCCGTCCTTCTATGGAAACAGCCGGGATTGTTCTTCCGCAATTTGTTGTTATTGAACCGTCCAAAGATTGCACGCCGAATTCGAATGGATTGATCATTACGACTGGGTTATTGAAAGAATAAGACTCGACACCAAGATCTCCTCCCCGATCCATAGGGCTGACTAAGCCGTCTCCAAAACGATATCCCGTAAGTATTTCATCATCTGAAGCATCTAAAACCAAATAGCCCGCGGCTCTATTGGATGTCACAACCGGAACAATGTAACCAAGCGGGGACCCATCAACATCTACAAAAGGAATAGGGTCAGAAGGCGTATACGAATAGCCGAGGAGTCCCTTTATATATTTATCGGCAAGCTCTTGCGCAATTTCAGAAGTAAATTGTATCTGCTCACCATCAATATTGCCCGTCGAAGCAAAAACCTCTTTCGGACGTGCGGCTAAGGCGACAATTGAAGACGCGACAAGTTGCAGAAAACGACGACGCGAAAGCATATGTTCTTCTTTCTAGAGAAGCGACTTATAAGGTACTCCTATTCTATAATCTTTTTTGTAACGTTACAGCACTGGTTATATTTCAATTCGATTTGCTTATGTCCTTGCAACCCAATGCGTCTTTACGTTTTAAACGGAATTAGAAAATCGCTCATAGCAAAAACGGGCTTTAATCCCAAAGAGATAACTTTGATTATGAATCAAACCAGCAGCCAGGGCATAGCTGCAGTGCAATTGCTACAAGAAAGGCCGCCCTTGGTGGCGGCCTTTCTACTTGCTACTAGTCGCGCGTCAGCTTACGGTGAATACGATGCGGCTGGGCCGCGTCCTCGCCCAGGCGCTCGATGCGGTTGGCCTGATAGGCCTCGAAATTACCCTCGAACCAATACCAGTTGCCCGGATTCTCGTCGGTGCCCTCCCACGCCAGAATGTGCGTGGCGACGCGGTCCAGGAACATACGGTCGTGGCTAATGACCACCGAGCAGCCCGGGAACTCGAGCAGCGCCGCCTCGAGCGAGGACAGCGTCTCGACGTCGAGGTCGTTCGTGGGCTCGTCGAGGAGCAGCAGGTTGCCGCCCTGCTTGAGCGTGAGTGCCAGGTTCAGACGGTTGCGCTCGCCACCGGAGAGTACGCCAGCGCGCTTCTGCTGGTCCTGGCCCTTAAAGCCAAAGCTCGCCACATAGGCGCGGCTCGGGACCTCGGTCTCGCCGACCATCATGTGGTCCAGGCCGTCCGAGACGACCTCCCACAGGTTCTTGTCGGGGTCGATGCCGGAGCGGTTCTGATCAACGTAGCTAATCTTGACGGTCTCGCCCACCTCGAGCTCGCCCGAAGTCAGCGGCTCCAGACCCACAATCGTCTTGAACAGCGTGGTCTTACCGACACCGTTGGGGCCGATCACGCCCACGATGCCGTTGCGCGGCAGGGTGAACGAAAGGTCATCGATGAGCACGCGGCCATCGAATTCCTTGTGCAGATGATGAGCCTCAAGCACCTTGTTGCCCAGACGCGGTCCAACGGGAATGCGGATGTCGGTCCAGTCGAGCTTCTGGCTTGCGCGGGCCTCGGCCTCCATCTCCTCGTAGCGAGCCAAACGGGCCTTGTTCTTGGCCTGACGAGCCTTGGGCGAGCTGCGCACCCACTCGAGCTCGGCCTCCATGCGCTTGGCGAGCTTGGCGTCACGGTTGCCCTGCGCCTCGATGCGGGCGGCCTTGGTCTCCAGATACGTGGAGTAGTTGCCCTTGTAGGGATAAAGGTGACCGCGGTCGACCTCGCAGATCCACTCGGCAACATTATCCAGGAAGTAGCGATCGTGCGTGACGGCAAGCACGGCACCCTGGTAGTTGTGCAGGAAATGCTCGAGCCACAGGATCGACTCGGCGTCCAGGTGGTTTGTGGGCTCGTCGAGCAGCAGCAGGTCGGGAGCCTCGAGCAACAGCTTGCACAGGGCCACGCGACGGCGCTCGCCGCCGGAAAGCACGTTAACCGGCATGTCGGAATCGGGCAGCTGCAGGGCGTCCATGGCCTGACCGAGCTTGGAATCGATATCCCAGCCGTCGGCGGCGTCGATCTCGTCCTGGAGCTTGCCCATCTCGGCCATGAGGGCATCCATGTCGCAGTCCGGGTCGCACATCTCCTCGCCGATTTTGTTGAAGCGATCGACCTTGGCGATCATGTCGCCAAATGCCATGCGCACGTTCTCGATGACGGTCTTGTCGTCGTCGAGCGGCGGCTCCTGCTGCAGGATGCCCACGGTGTAGCCGGGAGTGAGCTTGGCATCACCGTTGGAGACCTCCTCGATGCCGGCCATGATCTTGAGCAGGGTCGACTTGCCCATACCGTTGGGGCCCACGACGCCGATCTTGGCACCGGGGTAGA includes:
- the ettA gene encoding energy-dependent translational throttle protein EttA gives rise to the protein MAEFIYQMYQARKAHGDKVILDDVTLSFYPGAKIGVVGPNGMGKSTLLKIMAGIEEVSNGDAKLTPGYTVGILQQEPPLDDDKTVIENVRMAFGDMIAKVDRFNKIGEEMCDPDCDMDALMAEMGKLQDEIDAADGWDIDSKLGQAMDALQLPDSDMPVNVLSGGERRRVALCKLLLEAPDLLLLDEPTNHLDAESILWLEHFLHNYQGAVLAVTHDRYFLDNVAEWICEVDRGHLYPYKGNYSTYLETKAARIEAQGNRDAKLAKRMEAELEWVRSSPKARQAKNKARLARYEEMEAEARASQKLDWTDIRIPVGPRLGNKVLEAHHLHKEFDGRVLIDDLSFTLPRNGIVGVIGPNGVGKTTLFKTIVGLEPLTSGELEVGETVKISYVDQNRSGIDPDKNLWEVVSDGLDHMMVGETEVPSRAYVASFGFKGQDQQKRAGVLSGGERNRLNLALTLKQGGNLLLLDEPTNDLDVETLSSLEAALLEFPGCSVVISHDRMFLDRVATHILAWEGTDENPGNWYWFEGNFEAYQANRIERLGEDAAQPHRIHRKLTRD